DNA from Campylobacter concisus:
TAAGGCAAAGCAAAAAGGTTGATACAAGAGTGCTGATATTTGGCGCACAAGAAAGAAGTGAATTTCCTTTTGTAAAAGTGCTAGCTAAAAATATCACAAAAGCAGAGCTTTCAGCTACCGTAAGGGAACAAATCGATTCTATGGGCACTAGCTACGCTAAAAGCTCTTATGAATTTATTAAGTTTAACGCCTAAAACTCTTTTGCGTTATTTTTAAATACATTTAGCACGCTTGCTCGCTTATGGCAAATTTCAGCGTATTCTCTTTCGCTCTTTGAGTCATAAACTATACCAGCTCCAGCCCCCACAAATACATCACTAAAGCCATTTTCACTTGGCACAAATATGGCTGATCGAATAAGAATAGCAACCTGAGCATCGCCATTAAAATGTAAAAATCCAATGCCACCGCCATAGATATTTCGCTCAGAAATTTCAAGCTCATTGATTATCTGCATAGCTCTTATTTTTGGGGCACCACTTAGCGTGCCAGCTGGAAAAATACTAGCTAAGACGTCGAAAAGATCAAGCCCTTTAGCGCACTTGCCATAGACATCGCTTACGATATGAATTACTTTTTCATATTTTTGGATATGCATTGCATTTTTTACAAATACACTTTTTGGTTCTGAAACCCTGCCGATGTCATTTCTGGCAAGATCGATTAGCATTTTATGTTCAGCCAGCTCCTTTTCGTCACTTAAAAGCTCATTTTCAAGTGCTGCATCTGCATTTGCATCGCTTCCTCTAGGCCTTGTGCCTGCGATCGGAGCTACAAAAATTTGCTCACTTTTCATCTCAAAAACAAGCTCTGGCGAAGAGCCAACCACATCGCCATAAGGTGTAGGAAAATGAAACATATATGGGCTTGGATTTGTAAGTGAGAGCTTTTTATAAAAGTCTAGACTACTCATATTCGTTGAAATTTCAAGTAATTCACCAAGCACCACCTGAAATACATCGCCACTTCTTATATACTCTTTTGCTAACTCAACCATATCCTCAAAGTGTTTCTTTTCTTTACTAAGATCAGTTCTTATACTAAATTTACTCTGCTCTTTATTTTTGCATTCAACTTTCGCATCAAGCAAAAAGTCATAATATTTATTCTTATCTCCATAAAATGTATAAATTTTACTCATCTTGTCAAAGTGTAGATAAGCTTTTGCATCGGCATAGATAAATTTTGGAAATTCGTACTTTTTAGCTTTCTCTTCTCCGATATATTCAAAATATCTCACACCATCATAAGCAAAAACACCAAAGAGCCCCGCAAACGGAGCTAAAGATTTATTACGATTTGTATCAAAATAACTTCTAAGCCCATAAAAATCCATATCCTTTTCATCGATATATTCGCAATCAATGCCTATAATCGTTTGCGTCTTATCCTCGGCTAGGTAGCTATTTTTAAATTTTTCTCTAATCACTTCATAATAAAACAATGGTTGTTCTAAGAGCATTTTTTTCCTTTAAATTTTTGGGTGATTATAAAAAAAGTTCGCTTTTAGTTTTTAAAATTTTTATCAAATTTCTAAATTTATGCCCAAATTTCACCTTTTTACTATTTTTTTAACACCGCTTGGCTAAAATTTGGCACTCATAAAAGGAAATTTATGCTTTTTGTTGAACTTTTTATAATTGGTATCGGCGTTGGATACATCGCTGGCTTTTTTGGCATCGGTGGCGGCACGGTCGTCGTTCCTATAATGGTCGCCTTTGGATATGACATAAAAACTGCTATTGGCATAAGCGTCATGCAAATGATATTTAGTGCGACTTTTGGCTCGTATCTAAACTACAAAGCTGGCCTTTTAAAACTAAATCGCGGCGTATTTTTAGGTCTTGGAGGATTGGTCGGAGCTAGCTTTAGTGGCATCATAGTATCTCACACGCCTGAGCTTTTACTCGAACTGCTCTTGCTTGCAACTTTTATCTTTTCACTCATAAAACTATACTTCACACCAAATAGCGACGGTACAAATGCGAACAACTCAGTGTTTTTGCTATTTTTAGTTGGTTTTTGTATAGGTGCACTTGCCATTAGTATAGGCATAGGCGGTGGGGTTTTTATAGCTCCTATTTTAGTTGGCTTCTTGCGCTATGATATGAAAAAAGCCGTTTCTATGGGCGTATTTTTCGTTATGTTTGCAGCCATTGCTGGCTTCATCTCACTCTCACTAAATGGTCACATCTCATACGCTGAGGGCATATTTTTAGGTCTTGGCTCGCTAATAGGCGCATACTTTGGCACTAAAAAGACGCAAAATACCGACAAAAAAACACTTAAAAAATGGTTTTTGGTCTTTTACATAGCGATGATATGTTTGATATTAAAAGATATGTTTTTTGAGTAAGAGCATGGCTAAATTTGCCACGCTCTTTTTTTTAAATTTCTTCAAAAAAGTAAGCTTCACTTAGTTTAAAAGCAAGCTCTTTTAGCTCATCTTTACTTAAATTTACGCTCTTTACGATATCTTTTAAACTAGCTTTGCCATCAAATTTTAAAGCGGCCTTGATCTCTTCATGGCTTAAGTTTAGCTTGCCATTTAGCTCATTTGCCAAAGAGATAACTGGTGAGCTAGCATTTAAAAAATACTCAAGATACGCAGCAGCTCTAGGCTTTAGTCTAGTTTTACCAGGCTCATAGATAAGTGCTTTGAGTTTTGAAGAAGAGATTTTAGTGTTTTGATCGTTTAAAATTTCAAGCAGTCCCACAAAAGCTTCATTTGCATTCTCGCTAAGTGCAGCCTTTACTTCAC
Protein-coding regions in this window:
- a CDS encoding anthranilate synthase component I family protein gives rise to the protein MLLEQPLFYYEVIREKFKNSYLAEDKTQTIIGIDCEYIDEKDMDFYGLRSYFDTNRNKSLAPFAGLFGVFAYDGVRYFEYIGEEKAKKYEFPKFIYADAKAYLHFDKMSKIYTFYGDKNKYYDFLLDAKVECKNKEQSKFSIRTDLSKEKKHFEDMVELAKEYIRSGDVFQVVLGELLEISTNMSSLDFYKKLSLTNPSPYMFHFPTPYGDVVGSSPELVFEMKSEQIFVAPIAGTRPRGSDANADAALENELLSDEKELAEHKMLIDLARNDIGRVSEPKSVFVKNAMHIQKYEKVIHIVSDVYGKCAKGLDLFDVLASIFPAGTLSGAPKIRAMQIINELEISERNIYGGGIGFLHFNGDAQVAILIRSAIFVPSENGFSDVFVGAGAGIVYDSKSEREYAEICHKRASVLNVFKNNAKEF
- a CDS encoding sulfite exporter TauE/SafE family protein, which encodes MLFVELFIIGIGVGYIAGFFGIGGGTVVVPIMVAFGYDIKTAIGISVMQMIFSATFGSYLNYKAGLLKLNRGVFLGLGGLVGASFSGIIVSHTPELLLELLLLATFIFSLIKLYFTPNSDGTNANNSVFLLFLVGFCIGALAISIGIGGGVFIAPILVGFLRYDMKKAVSMGVFFVMFAAIAGFISLSLNGHISYAEGIFLGLGSLIGAYFGTKKTQNTDKKTLKKWFLVFYIAMICLILKDMFFE